In one window of Leptospira sp. WS92.C1 DNA:
- a CDS encoding hemin ABC transporter substrate-binding protein, with protein sequence MKFFIFSLIMLTNIFPVFSQNNPIRIVTLNGPITETVFALGKGNSVVGCDTSSVYPEKTNVLPKIGYQRTLSTEGILSLKPDLIIGTDEAGPPEVLEQLKNAGLKVEILSSKPGVEPSLERILNLGKIINKNQEAQTLVKEIRSKLANIEKEKRKDTTFPKILFLYSRGQHLAHVSGTSTAADTMIQLAGGKNAITEFSGFKPLTPEAVISSAPDLILIPSRGFESLGGTTGLLALPGVSETPAGKNKRIIQIDDLILLGFGPRFVNGIEDIRKELISFKKVLKK encoded by the coding sequence ATGAAATTTTTTATCTTTTCTTTGATTATGCTCACAAACATATTTCCGGTATTTTCTCAAAACAATCCGATCCGAATCGTCACACTCAACGGGCCGATTACCGAAACCGTATTTGCTCTCGGCAAAGGGAATTCGGTCGTAGGCTGTGATACGTCTTCTGTATATCCGGAAAAGACAAACGTTCTTCCTAAAATCGGGTATCAGAGAACACTTTCCACGGAGGGAATTCTTTCTTTAAAACCGGATTTGATCATCGGTACCGACGAAGCAGGACCGCCCGAAGTGCTCGAACAACTCAAAAACGCGGGACTCAAAGTCGAGATTCTTTCCTCTAAACCTGGGGTAGAACCTTCGTTGGAAAGAATTTTGAATCTCGGAAAAATCATAAATAAAAATCAAGAAGCTCAAACGCTGGTAAAAGAAATCCGCTCCAAGCTCGCAAACATAGAAAAAGAAAAACGGAAAGATACAACGTTTCCTAAAATTTTATTTTTATATTCAAGAGGCCAACATCTCGCCCATGTTTCGGGAACATCGACAGCCGCGGATACGATGATTCAATTAGCTGGAGGCAAAAATGCCATCACCGAATTTTCCGGCTTTAAACCGCTAACACCCGAAGCGGTCATCAGTTCCGCTCCCGATCTGATTTTGATTCCAAGCAGAGGTTTTGAAAGTCTCGGAGGCACTACCGGCTTATTGGCTCTTCCCGGAGTATCCGAAACACCGGCCGGAAAAAATAAACGAATCATACAGATAGACGACTTGATTCTTCTCGGATTCGGTCCGCGTTTTGTAAACGGTATCGAAGATATCAGAAAAGAATTGATTTCATTCAAAAAGGTCCTAAAAAAATGA
- a CDS encoding TonB-dependent receptor plug domain-containing protein, which produces MEKIVIHISKSFKNTFIILNIFLFFTPIALLISQEKGNKNGEETNGNGYDSKEKAITVTGTRRQGWLKDSTITTEVISRKDIDAMGARDLSDTLGNVPGIEVRPAQAGERGETVRLQGLASQNVLILVDGQRTTGRFGGAIDLTRFKAEDIERIEIVKGASSALYGSDAIAGVINVITKEAKDPLQAEFRTFAGTGRQLYFGPNIEFRNYGSIGKKTEKVSTQFTAGWHRGEGYDLTPDATLGPRNGKESSLSTTYSPFPTNMSSAAKYLITSRGINYNPPLESTSGSAFEDLNVSNKTILKATETLTLGFQFYYRYLNQNAVDASPPKAVFDRKNKTHDFMGAFNADWLFAKDWNLNVNANYARFQDLFIYDQRKSDELDKKERTDNAVTELRTRLDRKFSDHHVLSLGAETLFDQISSPRISPNCRRDFPYVCPEDINQTSSNIQLVNGYAARQRTAYYIQDEWRISDKPRIQIVPGIRYDHDSLYGGELLPKLAIRYDLTSTIRIRTASGLGYRAPSFQDLYFNFLNPGVGYRVTGNQNLKPELSRSYNFGAEWEPNRYFSLSINLFHNNVDNLIGYRTNPNRDPSGLLIFQTSNFQRAITQGVETSINVKVHQSVAVGTGYTYTDSKDLLTNLPLEGRGFHRWNVNLRIDHASTGSGLAIFTIVFGKQPFYCQKNPFWCDPQLPADLSGLQNQMFQDSQILIQNLFDGVPNALSDHCAERNLSYCTKDPTYGIRMVNPHTNLNLRIYQKLPEGFQIFAGVDNILEAYDLQYNPQRPRFYYFGIDGKFSASPPKQNDVIPNSNSS; this is translated from the coding sequence ATGGAAAAAATTGTGATTCATATTTCCAAATCTTTCAAAAATACATTCATAATTTTGAATATATTTTTATTTTTTACTCCGATTGCGCTGTTGATTTCTCAGGAAAAAGGGAATAAGAACGGAGAAGAGACAAACGGAAACGGCTACGACTCCAAAGAGAAAGCCATAACCGTAACGGGCACCAGAAGACAAGGTTGGCTCAAGGACTCTACGATCACAACCGAAGTTATTTCGAGAAAAGACATCGATGCAATGGGTGCAAGAGACCTTTCGGATACCCTAGGAAATGTTCCCGGTATCGAGGTTCGCCCCGCTCAAGCTGGCGAAAGAGGAGAAACCGTGCGACTCCAAGGGCTGGCTTCTCAAAACGTGCTTATCCTTGTGGACGGCCAAAGAACTACAGGAAGATTCGGCGGAGCGATCGATCTCACAAGATTCAAAGCGGAGGATATAGAAAGAATTGAAATCGTGAAAGGAGCTTCTTCCGCTCTTTACGGCTCGGATGCGATCGCGGGTGTGATTAACGTCATCACCAAAGAGGCAAAGGATCCGCTTCAGGCGGAGTTCAGAACTTTTGCGGGAACGGGAAGGCAACTCTACTTCGGACCGAATATCGAATTTAGAAACTACGGCTCTATCGGTAAAAAAACGGAAAAGGTTTCCACTCAATTCACCGCGGGATGGCATCGAGGAGAGGGTTATGATCTGACCCCGGATGCGACTCTCGGCCCGAGAAACGGAAAAGAATCCAGTCTTTCTACCACATATTCTCCGTTTCCGACAAATATGTCCTCCGCCGCAAAATATCTAATAACCAGTAGAGGGATCAATTACAATCCTCCTCTCGAATCAACAAGCGGAAGCGCATTCGAAGATTTGAATGTATCTAACAAAACGATTTTAAAAGCCACGGAAACCCTGACTCTTGGATTTCAATTTTATTATAGATATCTCAATCAAAACGCAGTGGACGCATCTCCGCCAAAGGCGGTCTTTGATAGAAAAAATAAGACCCATGATTTTATGGGAGCTTTCAACGCAGATTGGCTTTTTGCAAAAGATTGGAATTTAAATGTAAACGCGAATTACGCTCGTTTTCAGGATCTGTTTATCTATGATCAGAGAAAATCGGATGAGCTCGATAAAAAGGAAAGAACAGATAACGCGGTAACCGAACTGCGAACACGATTGGACCGTAAATTTTCGGATCATCACGTTCTTTCTCTCGGTGCGGAAACTTTATTCGATCAGATTTCTTCTCCGAGAATTTCGCCGAATTGTAGAAGGGATTTTCCGTATGTTTGTCCCGAAGATATCAATCAGACTTCTTCCAACATACAGCTCGTTAACGGTTATGCGGCGAGACAAAGAACCGCCTATTACATCCAGGACGAATGGAGAATTTCGGATAAACCCAGAATACAAATTGTTCCCGGAATCCGTTACGATCACGATTCGCTTTACGGAGGGGAACTTTTGCCCAAACTTGCGATCCGTTACGATTTGACTTCCACGATTCGAATTAGAACAGCGAGCGGACTCGGTTATAGGGCTCCGAGTTTTCAGGATCTATATTTTAATTTTCTAAATCCCGGTGTGGGGTATCGAGTGACAGGAAATCAAAACTTAAAACCCGAACTTTCTAGAAGTTACAATTTCGGAGCGGAATGGGAACCCAACCGATATTTTTCCTTAAGCATAAATCTGTTTCACAACAACGTAGACAACCTGATTGGTTATAGAACCAATCCGAACCGCGATCCGTCAGGACTTTTGATTTTCCAGACTTCCAATTTTCAAAGAGCGATTACACAAGGTGTGGAAACGTCTATCAACGTAAAAGTTCATCAATCTGTTGCGGTCGGAACCGGTTATACTTACACGGACAGCAAGGATTTACTTACAAATCTTCCGCTCGAAGGAAGAGGCTTTCATCGCTGGAACGTAAATTTAAGAATCGATCATGCGTCGACCGGAAGCGGTTTGGCGATCTTTACGATCGTTTTCGGCAAACAACCTTTTTATTGTCAGAAAAATCCGTTTTGGTGTGATCCTCAACTTCCTGCGGATCTTTCCGGTTTACAAAATCAAATGTTTCAAGATTCTCAAATCCTGATTCAAAATCTTTTTGACGGAGTTCCAAACGCGTTATCGGACCATTGTGCGGAAAGAAATCTTTCGTATTGCACCAAGGACCCGACCTACGGGATTCGAATGGTCAACCCTCATACAAATCTGAATCTTAGAATCTATCAAAAACTTCCGGAAGGATTCCAAATTTTTGCGGGAGTGGATAATATTCTGGAGGCATACGATCTTCAGTACAATCCGCAAAGACCGAGATTCTATTATTTTGGGATCGACGGAAAATTCTCGGCGTCTCCCCCGAAACAAAACGATGTAATTCCAAATTCCAACAGTTCATAA
- a CDS encoding HmuY family protein — MKNMNLKTNRILFLFYITLFLQCGPEKPGNADSSLAFALLAPSENSDQILEVTTVPEGSHFITTVKATSSFAWVYVDLGSGGIKSSENEAWDLRWKRFVGGTNGGTSGTGTGGSCKTNSTNWADTFTFASCMIENDALQSQTGDGGFGSANESASPSIWGWYNYDANLHQLSSKNEIYLIRSFDSADFYVIQMLDYYSAAGTSGYPKFRWKKL; from the coding sequence ATGAAAAACATGAACTTAAAAACAAACCGAATTCTATTTTTATTTTATATTACTTTATTTTTGCAATGCGGTCCCGAAAAACCGGGGAATGCCGATTCTTCCCTCGCATTTGCACTATTGGCTCCGTCCGAAAACTCCGATCAAATTCTGGAGGTTACGACCGTTCCGGAAGGTTCGCATTTTATAACCACTGTGAAAGCTACTTCCAGTTTTGCTTGGGTCTACGTCGATCTGGGTTCCGGGGGAATCAAATCCTCTGAAAATGAAGCTTGGGATCTACGCTGGAAACGTTTTGTCGGAGGCACAAATGGGGGAACCAGTGGTACAGGAACCGGCGGATCTTGCAAAACCAATAGTACGAATTGGGCTGACACATTTACTTTCGCCTCTTGTATGATCGAAAACGACGCTCTCCAATCTCAAACGGGAGACGGAGGTTTCGGATCCGCCAATGAAAGCGCAAGTCCTTCCATTTGGGGTTGGTATAATTACGACGCCAATTTGCATCAGCTTTCGTCAAAAAATGAAATCTATCTAATCCGTTCCTTTGACAGCGCGGATTTTTACGTGATCCAGATGCTCGATTACTACAGCGCAGCGGGAACTTCTGGTTATCCTAAATTTAGATGGAAAAAATTGTGA
- a CDS encoding NAD(P)/FAD-dependent oxidoreductase, whose translation MNANPDLQTRVAVIGGGAAGFFGAIQIASGNNVSVTLLEKGKQFLSKVRISGGGRCNVTHHCLDPEPLSKNYPRGERELRWAFETFGPRDTIQWYESRGVLLKTESDGRMFPVTDSSETILEALFQEAKRVGIKLKTEMEIHSVTPIRNDSGKILKFQIKLKSEEILEYDKILFATGSGRKAWGWLQAMGHSILDPVPSLFTFKISDPRLEGLSGLSFETADCSLVDFNHSQAGPLLITHWGLSGPAILKLSAKGARELFEVDYKTVLRVNLIPGLKKEEVRKTIEKEKENHPSKLICNLPVLGIPRRYWEKILEINSIDFAKKWSGLSSKDLHLLTEELTNARFLISGKGEFKDEFVTCGGVNRKEVNFKTMESKVVSGIHFAGEVLDIDGVTGGFNFQNAWTTSYIAAQGILTSIQNGQRAG comes from the coding sequence ATGAACGCAAACCCGGATTTACAAACCAGAGTTGCGGTGATCGGAGGAGGAGCCGCCGGCTTTTTCGGGGCGATTCAGATTGCCTCGGGAAATAACGTATCCGTGACTCTTTTGGAAAAAGGGAAACAATTTCTTTCCAAGGTTAGAATTTCCGGCGGAGGTAGATGCAACGTTACTCATCATTGCTTGGATCCGGAACCTTTGAGTAAAAATTATCCGAGAGGTGAAAGAGAACTTCGCTGGGCGTTTGAAACTTTCGGTCCCAGGGATACGATCCAATGGTATGAAAGCAGAGGAGTTTTGCTAAAAACCGAATCAGACGGGAGAATGTTTCCGGTGACGGATTCTTCGGAGACGATTTTGGAAGCGTTGTTTCAGGAAGCGAAACGAGTCGGGATCAAACTCAAAACAGAAATGGAAATTCATTCGGTGACTCCGATCCGGAATGACTCCGGAAAAATCCTGAAGTTTCAGATCAAACTCAAATCCGAAGAAATATTAGAATATGATAAAATTTTATTTGCTACAGGATCCGGTAGAAAGGCCTGGGGGTGGCTTCAGGCAATGGGACATTCAATTTTGGATCCTGTGCCTTCCCTATTTACGTTTAAAATTTCAGATCCCCGATTGGAAGGTTTGTCCGGACTTTCTTTTGAGACTGCGGATTGTTCTCTTGTCGATTTTAACCATTCACAAGCCGGACCTTTGTTGATTACACACTGGGGTTTGAGCGGACCTGCGATTTTAAAACTTTCCGCTAAGGGCGCGAGGGAATTGTTTGAAGTCGATTATAAAACCGTTCTTCGAGTGAATTTGATTCCCGGTTTAAAAAAAGAAGAAGTTCGTAAAACAATTGAAAAAGAAAAGGAAAATCACCCATCCAAATTGATTTGTAATCTCCCGGTTTTGGGGATTCCGAGGCGTTATTGGGAAAAAATTTTAGAAATCAATTCTATTGATTTCGCTAAAAAATGGTCCGGGCTTTCTTCTAAGGATTTACATCTTTTAACGGAGGAATTGACAAACGCAAGATTTTTGATTTCGGGTAAGGGCGAATTTAAGGACGAATTCGTGACCTGTGGAGGGGTAAACCGTAAAGAGGTGAACTTTAAAACGATGGAAAGTAAGGTCGTTTCCGGGATTCATTTTGCAGGAGAGGTTTTAGATATAGACGGAGTTACGGGCGGTTTTAATTTTCAAAACGCTTGGACGACTTCTTATATCGCGGCGCAGGGAATTCTTACGTCGATTCAAAACGGCCAAAGAGCCGGATAA
- a CDS encoding VOC family protein, whose translation MIHHIAIGSPKLDVLVRFYETLPGLTRIRENRTEKKELRSVWFQVGEIILMLESDLEKKGPKALIFSAASLDKKSISTLPNWIQETEYTKYFKDPDDNLIGYSSYPALWPF comes from the coding sequence ATGATTCATCATATCGCGATCGGGTCCCCAAAACTCGATGTATTGGTTCGATTTTATGAAACCCTTCCCGGGTTGACCAGAATACGCGAAAATCGGACCGAAAAGAAAGAGCTGCGTTCCGTGTGGTTTCAAGTCGGCGAAATCATTTTGATGTTGGAATCGGACCTTGAAAAAAAAGGCCCCAAGGCGCTTATTTTTTCCGCGGCCTCCCTTGACAAAAAATCCATTTCCACTTTACCAAATTGGATTCAAGAAACGGAATATACGAAATACTTTAAGGACCCTGACGATAATCTGATTGGCTATTCTTCTTATCCGGCTCTTTGGCCGTTTTGA
- a CDS encoding GNAT family N-acetyltransferase: MSSAVIHSEEERKFYVVTDGIESHLFYRNQDEAWDLISTYVPHELRGKGIAADLVKTALDKARSLDKKIIPSCSYVISFLGRHPAYNDLVAR; the protein is encoded by the coding sequence ATGAGTTCCGCAGTGATCCATTCTGAAGAAGAACGAAAATTTTATGTCGTTACCGACGGAATCGAATCTCATCTCTTTTATAGAAATCAAGATGAAGCTTGGGATTTAATTTCCACCTATGTCCCTCACGAACTCAGAGGAAAGGGAATCGCTGCCGACCTAGTAAAAACAGCTTTAGATAAGGCAAGATCTCTCGATAAAAAGATCATTCCGAGTTGTTCGTATGTGATTTCTTTTTTAGGAAGACATCCGGCTTACAATGATTTGGTGGCTCGATGA
- a CDS encoding GMC oxidoreductase: MNSESSSKKKEIIYDYDYIVVGSGFGGSVSALRLAQKGYKVAVLESGKRWKSSEFPKTNWNLRRFLWFPKLFCFGIQRITFLNDVMVLSGAGVGGGSLVYANTLYVPPEPFWKKPLVQKMGGKKSILPFYELAKKMLGVVENPKTWASDKYMLETAKTFGIEDTFQKTPVGVHFGKNGVDPFFGGEGPERNSCNDCGGCMVGCRYNAKNTLDKNYLYFAEKAGASILPETKVSQLIPINEDGSEGYEIHTEKTTSFFGSPRHVYKTKGVILSAGVLGTLGLLLKMKEDGFLPKLSKRLGQIVRTNSESLIGVTLKDKGADLSHGIAITSSVFPDEHTHIEPVRYSDGADAMNGLAAGVLVDGGGSIPRQLRFLIEVFKHPVNSISLLNPIGFARRTIILLVMQTVDNSIEIVRKRRWIWPFKRTLSSTQESGEKIPTYIPVANEFARRLAKITNGVARSSINEALLDIPTTAHILGGCNISESPEEGVIDLQNRVYGYKNLMVCDGSMIPANLGVNPSLTITALSERAMSFVPVKEKEILSFKFEKKWGIVNLLGKIKNSPSKKKTAGKVKKKKK, translated from the coding sequence ATGAACTCAGAATCATCTTCGAAAAAAAAAGAAATCATCTATGATTACGATTATATCGTAGTCGGTTCCGGATTTGGGGGAAGCGTATCCGCGCTTCGTCTTGCACAAAAAGGGTATAAGGTCGCTGTTTTGGAATCTGGTAAACGCTGGAAAAGTTCCGAGTTTCCTAAAACAAACTGGAATTTAAGAAGGTTTCTTTGGTTTCCGAAACTTTTTTGTTTTGGAATTCAAAGAATTACCTTTCTCAACGATGTTATGGTGTTAAGCGGAGCTGGGGTCGGCGGGGGAAGTCTTGTCTACGCGAACACGTTGTATGTCCCTCCGGAGCCGTTTTGGAAAAAACCGCTCGTTCAAAAGATGGGAGGAAAGAAATCCATACTTCCTTTTTACGAACTTGCAAAGAAGATGCTTGGAGTAGTTGAAAATCCGAAAACTTGGGCATCGGACAAGTATATGCTGGAGACGGCAAAAACCTTCGGTATCGAAGATACGTTTCAAAAAACGCCGGTGGGGGTTCATTTTGGAAAAAATGGGGTGGATCCTTTTTTTGGAGGAGAGGGCCCGGAAAGAAACTCCTGCAACGACTGCGGGGGTTGTATGGTAGGTTGCAGATACAATGCAAAGAACACTCTGGATAAAAATTATCTTTATTTTGCGGAAAAAGCAGGAGCATCGATTCTTCCGGAAACAAAAGTATCTCAATTGATTCCTATCAACGAAGACGGTTCCGAAGGTTATGAAATTCATACTGAGAAAACGACCTCGTTTTTCGGATCTCCAAGACATGTGTATAAAACGAAGGGTGTGATCCTTTCGGCGGGAGTACTTGGAACGTTAGGTTTGCTTCTCAAGATGAAGGAAGACGGGTTCCTGCCGAAACTTTCCAAAAGATTGGGACAAATCGTCCGGACAAACAGCGAGTCTTTGATTGGAGTTACTTTGAAAGATAAAGGCGCTGATCTTTCGCACGGTATCGCGATCACTTCGAGTGTGTTTCCGGATGAACACACTCATATAGAACCGGTTCGTTATTCGGACGGAGCGGACGCGATGAACGGTCTGGCTGCAGGTGTGCTTGTGGACGGCGGAGGGAGTATTCCGCGACAACTTCGTTTTTTGATAGAAGTTTTCAAACATCCCGTGAACAGCATCAGCTTGTTGAATCCGATCGGATTTGCAAGAAGGACTATCATTCTTCTTGTGATGCAAACGGTGGATAACAGTATCGAGATCGTTCGTAAGAGAAGATGGATTTGGCCTTTTAAAAGAACTCTTTCTTCCACTCAAGAAAGCGGAGAAAAAATTCCAACTTATATTCCGGTTGCAAACGAATTTGCGAGAAGGCTTGCTAAAATTACAAACGGGGTGGCAAGGAGTAGTATTAACGAAGCCCTTTTGGATATTCCCACTACCGCACATATATTAGGTGGTTGTAATATATCGGAATCCCCGGAGGAAGGCGTGATCGATCTTCAAAACCGTGTTTATGGTTATAAAAATCTGATGGTCTGTGACGGTTCGATGATTCCTGCAAACCTCGGAGTCAATCCGAGTTTGACAATTACCGCTTTGTCCGAAAGGGCGATGTCTTTTGTGCCCGTGAAAGAAAAGGAGATCCTCAGTTTCAAATTCGAAAAAAAATGGGGAATCGTGAATCTTCTCGGAAAAATAAAAAATTCCCCATCCAAAAAGAAAACTGCGGGCAAGGTTAAAAAAAAGAAGAAATAG
- a CDS encoding DoxX family protein produces MLQRFFKTDSDLGSLILRVVAGIVMFPHGAQKLLGWFGGYGFAGTMGYLTNVGIPTPIAFLVIIGESIGSIALIFGFFTRLSALGIGIIMIGAALVHAPNGFFINWAGTQQGEGYEYHILFIAISVVLFIKGGGKASVDSLIEEKLD; encoded by the coding sequence ATGCTTCAAAGATTTTTTAAAACGGATTCGGATCTCGGATCCCTCATTCTCAGGGTAGTTGCAGGAATCGTAATGTTCCCGCACGGGGCGCAAAAACTTTTAGGTTGGTTTGGCGGTTACGGCTTTGCAGGAACGATGGGTTATCTTACCAACGTAGGAATTCCTACACCGATCGCATTTTTGGTAATCATCGGCGAATCCATAGGTTCAATCGCATTGATTTTCGGTTTTTTCACAAGACTTTCCGCTCTCGGGATTGGGATCATCATGATCGGAGCAGCCCTCGTTCATGCACCGAACGGATTTTTTATCAACTGGGCGGGCACCCAGCAAGGAGAAGGATATGAATATCATATTCTTTTCATTGCAATCTCCGTAGTTCTTTTTATCAAAGGCGGCGGAAAAGCCTCTGTCGATTCTTTAATCGAAGAAAAACTCGATTAA
- a CDS encoding MarR family winged helix-turn-helix transcriptional regulator — translation MGTHHNGNDREKAVLNAFIKLSRCSDSIRQLEEKIFTKNGLTSGQFGCLETLYHIGPLCQKEISQKIFSCEGNITQIIDNLEKRNLVTRIRSKEDRRYIIIHLTPEGNALVQTVFPEILQALLRKFDPLSEEQLVNLGNFCKGIGLKAV, via the coding sequence ATGGGAACTCACCACAATGGAAACGACCGAGAAAAAGCGGTTCTGAATGCCTTTATTAAGCTTAGCCGTTGTTCCGACTCAATCCGCCAATTAGAGGAAAAAATTTTTACGAAAAACGGACTCACCAGTGGGCAGTTCGGTTGTTTAGAAACCCTTTACCATATTGGTCCTTTGTGTCAAAAGGAAATCAGTCAAAAAATATTCTCCTGCGAAGGAAATATCACTCAAATCATAGACAATCTCGAAAAGAGAAATCTTGTAACCCGGATTCGAAGCAAAGAGGATCGTCGCTATATTATCATTCACCTCACACCGGAAGGGAATGCTCTCGTCCAAACTGTTTTTCCGGAAATTCTCCAAGCACTGCTTCGCAAATTCGATCCGTTGTCGGAAGAACAATTGGTAAACCTTGGGAATTTCTGCAAAGGAATCGGTTTGAAAGCAGTATAA
- the truD gene encoding tRNA pseudouridine(13) synthase TruD → MSEHPFSGFLVYDLKQNPEDFQVEEILDSRWIQTSGKWTVFRLRKSGWNTIDALLRIAKESGVSLSDIGYAGKKDRHATTSQYIASQKPLRVPHALSEFLQIETVGLSEKPLSPEANLGNRFVLTLRNLVEREINFIRENFAKISKNGFINYYDSQRFSRFHAQFRLPIFPYLQGDAETCLKLLLTDVYPGEKKQARDRKKNLQAAWGNWSACERLAGSKLESRIFSILKKEKRTSQQTYGNLILLFPEEELLMLLSSMQSLIWNEFVSEFFLFEKSSGVWIKTKTGPLFFPGESAIRSFASDSKLLVPGVPGIQNLEYSKNQIYLLDSILNRWGLQKSVLNTSPFPKIRMNSFDRNIRVIPKDFKIEDPEEDELHSQRKKMRVSFQLPSGSYATMLVKRLMLRAQI, encoded by the coding sequence GTGTCGGAGCATCCATTTAGCGGATTTTTGGTCTATGATCTCAAGCAGAATCCGGAAGACTTTCAGGTCGAAGAAATTCTGGATTCCCGATGGATTCAAACATCTGGGAAATGGACGGTTTTCCGACTTCGGAAATCCGGTTGGAATACGATCGATGCCCTCCTCAGGATCGCTAAAGAATCCGGTGTTTCTCTTTCCGACATTGGTTACGCGGGAAAAAAGGACCGACACGCAACTACATCTCAATATATCGCTTCTCAAAAACCACTGCGTGTTCCTCATGCATTGTCCGAGTTCCTACAAATTGAAACAGTAGGATTGAGTGAAAAGCCTTTGAGTCCGGAGGCGAATCTTGGAAATCGATTTGTGCTTACACTTCGAAATTTGGTCGAAAGAGAAATCAATTTTATCCGGGAGAATTTTGCAAAAATTTCTAAAAACGGATTTATCAACTACTATGATTCTCAACGTTTCAGTCGGTTTCATGCGCAGTTCCGACTTCCTATTTTTCCTTATTTGCAAGGTGACGCAGAAACTTGTCTGAAACTCCTTTTGACCGATGTATATCCCGGTGAAAAAAAACAGGCAAGGGATCGTAAAAAAAATCTCCAAGCCGCGTGGGGGAATTGGAGCGCTTGCGAACGATTGGCTGGGAGTAAATTGGAAAGCAGAATTTTTTCCATTCTCAAAAAAGAAAAACGGACGTCACAACAAACCTATGGAAATTTAATTCTTCTTTTTCCAGAAGAGGAATTATTGATGCTTCTTTCTTCGATGCAGTCTTTGATTTGGAACGAGTTTGTTTCCGAATTTTTTCTTTTTGAGAAATCTTCCGGGGTCTGGATCAAAACAAAAACGGGTCCGCTTTTTTTTCCGGGAGAATCCGCGATACGATCGTTTGCGTCTGATTCCAAACTTCTGGTTCCAGGAGTTCCTGGAATTCAAAATTTAGAATATTCTAAAAATCAAATCTATCTTTTAGATTCCATTTTAAATCGCTGGGGATTGCAAAAATCCGTTTTGAATACCTCGCCTTTTCCAAAAATAAGAATGAATTCTTTTGACAGAAACATACGAGTGATCCCTAAAGATTTTAAAATAGAGGATCCAGAAGAGGACGAACTTCATTCCCAAAGAAAAAAGATGAGGGTTTCGTTTCAACTTCCGTCCGGCTCTTACGCTACCATGCTCGTAAAACGTTTGATGCTTCGCGCTCAGATTTAG
- a CDS encoding aldo/keto reductase has product MPQTVLDQSVTLNNGVMMPIFGLGVWKTKSGKECTEAVLAALEAGYRHIDTAKIYANEEDVGKAIRESGIARKEIFITTKLWNADQGKDKTRKALESSLEKLGIDQVDLYLIHFPVTSKRLESWKELEKAYHDKLCRAIGVSNFMIPHLNELLKESAITPAVNQVEFHPFLNQVDLLNTCKKHKIQLEAYSPLAHGQKIDDPQIKEIAKKYYKTPAQILIRWAIEQNIVVIPKSTKKERIIENSKVFDFKISDQDMTKLNGLDENFRTCWDPSEVD; this is encoded by the coding sequence ATGCCGCAAACAGTACTGGATCAATCCGTGACTCTCAACAATGGAGTTATGATGCCGATTTTCGGACTTGGTGTATGGAAAACAAAATCAGGAAAAGAATGCACCGAAGCGGTGCTTGCAGCTCTCGAAGCAGGATATAGACATATCGATACCGCAAAAATTTATGCGAACGAAGAAGACGTCGGCAAGGCCATTCGAGAAAGCGGAATTGCAAGAAAGGAAATTTTTATCACAACCAAACTCTGGAACGCGGATCAAGGAAAAGATAAAACGCGCAAAGCCCTAGAATCCAGTTTGGAAAAATTGGGAATCGACCAAGTGGATCTGTATCTCATTCATTTTCCCGTAACCTCAAAAAGGTTGGAATCTTGGAAAGAATTGGAAAAAGCGTATCATGATAAACTCTGCAGAGCGATCGGGGTCAGCAATTTTATGATTCCACATTTGAATGAACTTCTCAAAGAATCGGCCATCACACCCGCCGTCAATCAAGTAGAATTTCATCCGTTTCTCAATCAGGTCGACCTATTGAATACCTGTAAAAAACATAAGATTCAACTCGAAGCTTACAGCCCCCTCGCACACGGTCAAAAGATCGACGACCCGCAAATCAAGGAAATCGCAAAAAAATACTATAAAACCCCCGCTCAGATTTTGATCCGATGGGCGATTGAACAAAATATAGTTGTCATTCCGAAATCTACGAAGAAGGAAAGAATCATCGAGAATTCAAAGGTGTTTGATTTTAAAATTTCCGATCAAGATATGACAAAATTAAACGGACTCGATGAAAATTTTAGAACCTGTTGGGATCCCTCTGAAGTGGACTGA